The Plutella xylostella chromosome 11, ilPluXylo3.1, whole genome shotgun sequence genome contains the following window.
AGCGGTAGCCTCGCCCGTGAAGACCGAGGATTCAGGGGGGAGTTTGAAAttaagagtaattttgtacttAGGAAGCCAGACAGCTAGACCGACATTGCTCTTATCTGAAAATTTGGAGGCATCTGTGAAGACTGGAAGCCAACCAGGTCACTCTGTCTGGAGCTTATGAGTCAATGTTTTCTCGGCCCCCGGGGCGTTTTTCACAATGCCCATGTCCATAACAACATTGGGCTGAAAAACCAGGGCATCATAAGGGACACTAAACAGAGggttcattttaaatttaattgaagGATGAGGAAGGTTGGAAGCAAAAATGAATGATTTGAGAAGGAAGGAAAGGCCATGGGTTTCTTGAGCAAGACATAACCGCTTAAGGGTATCGAGCTTGGACAATAGCGGGTGAGACTCTGATTGCCAGATCCTGAGGAAAAACCTGTCACACAAGTACTGTCTCCGCAGCGAGAGAGGGGGGTCGACACACTCAACCTGAAGGGCATTGGTGGGGGTAGATTTCATTGCACCGGACACTATTCGAAGACACTTGTACTGAACCTTATCAATTTTTTCTAATGCAGCCTTATTACAGGGGTCCAGGATAAATGAGGCATAGTCAAAGTGACTTCGAACAATGGCGTTGTACAGTAGCTTCTGAGAGTATGGATGTGCGCCCCACCAGACACCTGACAGTGACCTGAGGACGTTGACACCCCTCTCGCACTTCTGAGCCACGTAGTTCATGTGATGGCTACCCGACAGCCTGGAATCCAGAATCACACCcaaaaatttaactttatttgacacagTGATTGAATGCTCTCCGATAACAACATCCAGATCtgggatgtttttttttctagtgAAAATCACTGCTGTGCATTTAGTGGGAGAAAGAGATAACCCATGTCTATCCAGCCAATCCGTGAGGTACCTAAGAGCCAGGTTCAGCTGGACATTTGTCTCCGCTAACGAAGGAGAAGCATAATAGAGGGCCAAGTCGTCAGCGTACTGTAGAATGTCGCAAAAGCAGTCAACGGATTTATCTAGATCGTGAGTGTACAGACTGTAAAGGAGGGGGCTTAAGACCGATCCCTGGGGGAGGCCTTTCCAAACAAATTTTGGGGAGTCAAGGGAAGTGGTAGGGGATTTTATGAAGATGGATCTCTCCATGAATAGGCTGCAAACCAGACGGGTAAGCTTCACTGGAATGCTCAGCTGGCGCATTTTCTGCCTGAGCACAGGAAGAAGTACATTATCATAGGCAGACGCTATGTCAAGGAAGACACCCACAAGATATTCTTTCCTCTTAAATGCGATGTGAGTATCTGTTGTAAGTATTGCAAGGCTGTCTAGAGTGCTCATCCCTTTCCTAAACCCAAACTGAGTTTTGGCTAGGATTCCTCTATTCTCAATTAGCCATTCGAGCCTGCATTTAATTAAGTGCTCTAAGATTTTCGCCAAAGCAGAGGAGAGGGCGATCGGACGTCGGGAGTTAGGATCACGGGGGTCTTTTCCGGCCTTCAATATGGGAACAACTATTTGCTTACTCCATGAGCATGGAGTAACTCCGTACTCAAGGAAGTAGTTTATCAGCTCCAAGTAGGCCTGCTTGACCTTGAGGCTTGATTTTGAAAGGAAAGAGTATGGGATGCCATCAATACCTGGAGATGAATCAGTTAAACCGGATAAAGCAGATTGGAGTTCATCCATAGAAAATGGAGAATCCAATCTGTCTGAAGATGGTAAGAGAGCTGGTGGGGGGCGGAGAGCACTGGAGTGTGGGACATATGGAGGAGCCAGTTTATCGCTGAACCCTTCTAGCCATAGAGAGGGGTCATTGCTCAAAATATCTTCGACGTTAAGGGAACCGCGATATCGGCGAATGTATCTCCACACCAGAGAAGGAGGGGACCTAGGCGAAAGATTTTCACAAAATCTGATCCAGCcctgtttctttttcttcttaaGGAGCCGTTTGGTGCGTGCAGCTATCCTTTtgtagtttataaaattttccatGCTCATATTAGCAATATAAAAATCCTCTGCATTTTTGCGCTCGTCAACAGCCAAGGAGCAGTCGGAGTCCCACCAAGGAGGTTAGACTCTTTGGCCTTTTCgcgattttctatttttggcaGAGGATGTTAGAGCTTTTTCAAAAAGGTCGTAGTTGTATAAAAAGTTGTCACTAGTACAGGGTTGGATCAGACTGAGCTTATCTTCAACCGAGGTGATGAAGTTAGACCACTCATTCCTGCCTATCACGTACCTTGGGAAGGCGCATGTATCAGCAAGAATGGTGGATCTGGTAGGGAGCGTAATAGAAATGGGAAAATGATCACTCCCAAAGGTATTTGGGAGGACCCTCCAGAATATTGATGTTGAAAGAAGAGGAGACGAGAAAGTGAGATCGACAGCACTTTTTGGGTTCTGACGGGGTAGGACTCGACGGGTAGGAGAGCcgtcatttaaaatacaaacatcTAAGGTATCAAGCATGTCTAAGAGGGCGATTGCAAAAGCGTCCGTGTGGTAAGAACCCCATGAGGTATGGTGGGCATTAAAGTCCCCCATGATCAGAAGAGGTTGCGGGAGAgaagaaattatattataaaaagatgGGAGGTGAGAAGGGTGGGGATCAGGGAAATACACGGACACGAAAGTAATGTCTAAAGCCCTAAGGGCCACAACATTAAATTCCTGTCCGTGGGGAGGGGTAGGGATAGAGGAGAAGGTAAGGGTACGCTTCACAAGTAAAGCGCACCCAGCAAACCCGTCATCCCTGTCATCCCGCAGACACGAGTAGCCCGGAACTCGGAAACGAGAACCCGGCGCCAGCCATGACTCCGAGATGGCAACAATGACGGGCTTGATGTCATCTATTAAGTTGAGTACTTcatgttttttacttttaaggcTCTGAGCATTCCACTGAAGGAACCGGGTCGGGTTCAGAGCCATTCTGGCTGAAGGAGGAGAGTTCTCTAATCTTAAGTGCAACGTGGGGCGGTATTGTGTCGCTGAATTTAGACAGCAGACTGACAACTAATGAAAGTAAGTTATCCAATAAGTTGTCATTGGGAGTAATCACATTCAGGGCACTTCCATTAGGAAGTGAGGAAGATGGTGATGAGATAATGGCCTGATGGGCAAGTCTGTCATAGCCAGGAGAAAGTGGAGACCTAGGCCTGCGTTGAGTGGTCACAGTCTTTTTGTAGGATTTTTTAGGAGATGGGCCATTAGGTTGTGTAGATGCTACTTCAGCAAATGATTTTTTGCTCTTAGGAAGTCGAGCATCAGCTTCAGCGAACGAAATGCTGTCCTGAGACATAATGACTTTTATGGATTTTTGTCTAGCTTGTTCTGGACAGTTCTTATCCGTGGAAGCATGGCTTCCTGAGCAGTAAATGCAAGTGGGAGGGTCTGCATCGCATGTCTCACCCAAGTGTGGTTGGGCACACTTGAAGCAGCAAGGCTTGGATCGGCAATTAGCCTTCACATGGCCAAACCTGCAGCAAGCGTGGCACTGGATGGTTGGGTAGGTGTATCTGTCGACTTCTACAGCAGCACGGAAAGAGTAATTTTTTTCTGGGAGGTATTGTCCCCTGAAAGTGATTACTACGCTTTGAGTAGGGACATATGAAACGTTTCCATTGTTGATCACTTTGCGACTAAATCTGCGTGCTTTAAGAACAATACCGCATCCATGGGGGAGGTCCAAAGAACCCACAAACTCATCCATGGAGAGATCCACTGGGACTCTCCTAGCAACACCCATACGGGTGATGTGGTAAGTTGGGATAACTGCCTTAAACTTGTTTGGGGACAGAGCTGGGTGGTTGATAAATTCGTTGGCCGCTCCCGCAGACTTAAATTCCACAGTAACACGGTTACGACCTGTCATTTTGACACCACCTCTGGTGATGTCAGTCACTTTGTGATTGTACAAAAATTGTCCAAACTTAATAGCCCTCAGCGGGGTCCCAGAAGCTGGACTTCCTGAAGAGCTATCCTGAGAAACGTGGACGATAAATGGTCCAGGGTCACTGTCATCGTACACCTTAGTTTCGTCGAGACTCGGGTGCGTATAAATGGTCTGTATGCTAGCAGACGCGAGATCGGGGTTTAGGATTATTCTCTTACCTTGTTGAGAAGGTTGTATATCATCCCTAGGGCGCTTTCGCGTCTCCTGGGGAGTATCCGTCAGCATTATATCCGGCGAAAGATCTGGCGGGTCGGGATCTGGAGGACGATCTGAATGGTACTCCATTTCAGAAAGGGAAAGAGGGTTTACTGACAATCACAACACTCACCAGTTACCACCACCACAATAACAACAAATAACAGGTATTAACTATGTAAATTGGCACAGAAAAAGGTCCGAAATCGCGATGATTGTTAGGAACACGTGGGTACCCCAGTCACGCACGAAACCGAATCCAAACACATCCAAATACTGAAATACAAGCCAAAGCCAAGCTGTCATATATCATAATATCATTgacattttgtttgtaaatgaaagtactctgtggtttttgttttaatttcacagattaagtatttcatttttacaTCAACACCACCGCCGCCACAGCCGAGGCCTCACATGTTCCTTCTTGAGAGCTCTTACTCACATATTCTCACGTATTCTCGAGTAAAAGCaagataaaaattataagtaaattttaaaaaggaAAGACAAGCAAAGTAGATATCATAGACTAGTTTTGATGACAAACAACAGATGGCTCtgagaactcaataccggtacaGGACTGTATGAAATAACCGCGGTATCGACGTTTATCACATAACTGAAATATATAGAAATTCCAACGCGAAGTTTTAAATAGAAAACATTGCATGATAGGTAATATTCCGCCTCCTTGTACTAAAAGTTTTGTTTAGTTTGCTggtagttacttacctatagcAGCGCTGTCATGTAGCATTTCATAGCTTGACAGAGGAGCGGCTTCTTATTGTAagagaagtaggtaggtattacgtTCCTTGGACTCACCTCACTCTCTCACTCCATAAAccataaaagtatttttatatgtatattgatGTACCTAGATCATACCTAATCCTGCATGAAGCCTGCCTAAAGTGGAATGATATTAAATCTTCTTAGTTACTCCTTTCCTACTAGAGTTAGTGAGGACCCCGCGTCCCCCGCAGCCCCGCATAGTCAGACACATTGCCACAGAGGAACAATACACTAGACGTTGCGCTCAACTCCCCGTCTCCATGCTGACCCGCATggggagtgcgagtttttactcCGTTAGAATAGCGGCGAGTAAACGCGAATTTGTGTAGCGCGAGAGAGTCGCCATCTAGCGGTATACGCGCTGCACTAGCTCCGCACCGTACAAATGTCGATTTTCACTGCTCAATCGGTTATGAAAAACACACCTAGCCCTCAGTTCAGTTGCCGGGGTGCGGGGGACGCAAGGGCAGCAAGTAACTACGTTGTTCTTAAAACGCCAAAAAATTTGATCGCATTCTTTAACACTACCACAAATAAACTCTCtaacgtaggtatttattgattattgaggtgaaataaacaataaataatccTGGTACTCatactaggtatattgtagtctttaaaattatataggtaggtagttactgtccaatattttattcacataAGAGTAATGTCAAAACAAGCTTTGAATGAGTAGCTAGTAGCCGCCGCAGACGCCGTGTCCCGGTCGTCGgtgcacacatggcggcgtacagttgacggcgagctgcgagcgcaagcGCTGAGCTGGACAGAAGCCAGGACagttgctgaggacaggacGGCGCGGCGCACTCTTgcgaaggccctctgtaccaccgCGGCACTAGCACAGCAACAGGTACcacaaataatatgaaaacaacatcagtattttgaaataataacgtttattaaaaatatacaacattTAGTTGTTTTAACCAAACGATTAATGACATTTTATACTGTTCCGAGGCTTCCAATTGAGCCGGGATTTCAGGCATCTCGGTGTACAACAGGACGCTGTCCTTGAGCAGCCGGGTCACTCAGTAGTGAGTCACACGTGACGGCTACAGACGGCGCCGCTAGAAAGCGACCGTCCGCGCCGATGTCAGAATTGCAACTGAGGTGGTTAGTGTAGGTGGAGTCGCTTGTATGTGGGTGTAGGAGAGCGTGTCGACGACGCGGCCTGTGCGTCGCCGGCGCTGCCTGCAGTGAGGGGACAGGCGGAGGCCGAGCCCTCGCCCGCAGCGCGCCCCACTGACACTCACTGACATCCCGCTGTTTCACGCCGTGTCATGTACTACGTTTCCCGGATTTCTCATTTTTTCCGACGCATCAGAATCATATGGCTGTGCAGAAGTAATTTGTGCCTCTTAAGAGTATTTATATGGTTAAATGATTtcgtgcaaatgtcacactggaatggcttttcgccagtgtgaattAACTTGTGGTTCTTCAAATGAGTTCTTTGTctaaatgttttcttgcaaGTTTCACACTCgaatggcttttcgccagtgtgaattAACTTGTGGCTCTTCAAATTACTTATTCGGTAGAATGATTtcgtgcaaatgtcacactcgaatggcttttcgccagtgtgaattAACATGTGCGTTTTTATAGTACTTTTATGTCTGAAGGTTTtcttgcaaatgtcacactggaaCTTCTCGCCTGTGTGAAGTAACTTGTGTTGTTTTAAATTCCATATATTTCTGAAGGTTTTCTTGCATGTTTCACACTGGAATGGCTTTTCACCAGTGTGCAGTAGCATGTGTCTCTTCAATGTGAAACTATGGCTAAATAAGTTCTTACAAATTTCACACTCGAATGGTTTTTCTCCAGTGTGTAGTAACATGTGTCGCTTCAAATGACTTGTTTGCTTGAATATTTTCGTGCAAATGTTACACTGGAATGGCTTTTTCCCAGAGAGACTAAACTTGTGGTTAATTAAACAATTTCTATGTCTAAATGTTTTCGTGCAAATACGGCACTCGAATGGCTTGTGGCCAGTGTGAATTAACATGATGTGCTCTATCAAGCTACTTTTTTTGCTGAATGTTTTCTCGCAGGTGTCACACACAAATTTCCGCTCACGTGGGTGTATCATATTTTTACGTATTACTAGAGAAGCCGAGGCTTTAGTTGAGGTAGTGGTCTCGGTGTGTGTGCTCGTGTAATGTTCACTATACGCTTCAGTGGTGGGGAACAACACTgcacactgagcacagtaaCAGTTGTTGTTCAATAGAGTGGTATAACAGTTTGTTACAATAATTTTCGCTCCCAAACATTTTTCCATTTCATAATACTGTTTAGTTATCCTCATGCTTCTATTTTCATCAGTGTATATTGATACTGCCAAATCTTGatcattgtttgttttgttgttaacAACATTATTACAGTCACCTGGTGCATCAATTTCTCGTTCTTCATCAGACTCGTCTACATGTATCTTGCCGAGTATAATTCTGTTTCTGTAAAATGGCAATTCATTTGCTACAACATTCTCTGATTCCTTCTTGATTTCAGTATCAACTTCATGAAATTTTGTCAAACTGTTCCCCTTGACAGTTATTGTGACATCCATGTCAGTACACAGGTGGTCAGGTTTCACATCCAGGTCTTTAGTGGAGCACTCGGTAGGATGATCCCCACTGTAGACTGTTAAATTGTGtagattatttttgttttcatttctcTTTGGTACTTCCTGCGTTGTAAAGGTTTCTGTAAAGTACAATAAAGTTTAGTTGGGATTGTTGGGATAgatataattaatgtgtttaGGGTATTCATATGAATGAAGAAAGAGTAAATATTCTACTTTTTAGTTTACAACGCTAGAGTCGCTCTGTGGTTTGTCACTGCTGTGAAAATGTTAGCCAGATTAGTGTTAGTTTCATTCAATTTTGTTAAGACAGGGATATGTCAGCCACTGGATTagaagtacagtcagctgcataagtagcaacacttttgaaccttgtcaaactcaccaACTTCCTGTTTGTTCATACAACCATTGTCGTTTTGTTTAGTAGGTAGTTTGATACggttcaaaagtgtatagctacttatgcagctgactgtacatgtacatatcaaaaatgtatgaaaaccGCATCGACCATATTTTCGCGGCCGTCTCGCTCGGCTCCCTGCTCGCCGAAGCACCAGAATGTGATGTACgtgggtggtctgaaaagtttccgatctaacatagatacaagattttttttcttaaaatttatttttattcttcttcaTAGCCCGTCAAACAGTAATTAGGCGGCGCCAAAACACGGATTTATTGCGCCTAAACTGCGCCAACAGAGCATTGGAAATGTTCATTCGAACACGTCGTTGGTATGACGTTAGCAAACGCGGCAGCCAACGCGCGGACAGCCTTCTCATgcctaaatcttgatttaatatgtGACAAACACGTTCTCTGGACATTGTCATTGCCTCTGCTATCTCTCACACTTTAATTCGGCGGTCGTCTAACACCATTTGGAGAACTTTAGCGATATTATCGTCAGTAGTTACAGTTTTTGGACGTCCCGAACGTTCATCATCTCCGAAGCTCTTACGGCCACGTTTAAATTCGGCTGCCCAAAATTTTCCAGTGGTAAGTGACGGTGAAGAGTCCCCGTACACAGAATCTAACTCATCTTTGATTTGCGTAGGGGTATTCCCTTtcaaaaaccaatattttaagacagctcgatactcgattttttcaattttcacagaaatgctcacatcgactcactcaaacaactgtaaaataaaaaccacgcgtcaaaaatggctgaaactttgaagtgttgctgtcaaaagatgcacagttacattccctgactttaaTTGATGTTTGCTGCCATCTTCATgttgaggtcggaaacttttcagaccacctacGTATTTGTGGATAGAATGAGTTCTCTGATGAATGTATGCAGGGGAATGTTAGAGAGAAGTGTGAgtgctataattataaataaataaatataaatatgtggggacatctcatacacggtcatccgaccccaagctaggcagagcccttattatgggtatcggacagctgatatatctacacaaatacatagatagatacattaatatatacaaggtgttgcaaaattggtatactaagccgaaacctacatgtgcagcatgttatatctaagcccgaaactgaaatcagaatttggaaattcgcgatgatttcagtttcgagcttagatataacaagctgcacatgtaggtttcggcttagtataccaattttgcaacaccctgtatatttaatatcaacacccaagacctgagtacaaatatctgtatttaaacaaatatctgccccagccgggaatcgcaCCCACGATCTtgggcatagcagtcagggtcactaaccactacaccagtcagTTACttcattatgtaaattaagtaacgccagagatgcgggtttgaatcctggccctgacatgtaccaatgagttcttttaacttaagtacaatgtataccatcactcttatagtgaaggaaaacatcgtgaggaaacctgcatatctagatctagcacatctagatatgtgaacccaccaacccgcagtggaccagcgtggtgggaaatggtccaagcttaggaaggcagtttagatctTGGGGACAtgcaaaggttccactcgagagagcccggtgcaggtacttacaccctcaCAGAGAATGGAATGGAATGATATGAAGATGGAagataaatttttaaatcaaaaatcacataaaaaacacacaccatccgaccccaagctaggcagagcctgtaatatgggtatcggacagcagatacatttacacaaatacatattaaatattaatatcaacacccaagacccgagtgcaaacaaatatctgtctttaacaatttatatcagctgggaatcgaacccggcaCCTTCGggatagcagtcagggtcactaaccactacaccattcaacCATAGATGAGTAGAGCTTAGAAAACTTTGATCGGGCCAGCATATTTCCTCATTAGTACAGGGTGTccagtaagtagtaagtacctacgacAAACTGCATGGGGTGGTAGCCTAGGTCTAGGCCAACCTCAACAACATGAAGTAacatactttgaaggtgataaaataaatttggatgaataacaaagattttgtgttttattgatcttTTCCCTATAGTTTTTACACAGagttgtataatataaatataacctTAACAGAGCATTCAAATTACAAACCTGGTGCTACACCTTCACTTGTatcaaaatcaataatttcttGTTTGAGAACGGCAAGATCTGGAAACACACTCCTCACAGTAGGGTTGTTCAACAGATCATGTTCCTCTATGTCCATGCCATCCTCCATCTTATACAGTGGTTTCGTACAACTAAAACATGAGAAATATATTCAAATAGCAATTAATGACTTCTAACTAATCTctgatttttaattggaaagaattctgacattttataagtgatgctactaaaaaagctctttaccgaaaaaaggaaaaattgcgatccatttctgggcaataattttttcttaatatttttatacaaaaagataaatctaaatatttacttgctcaagtaaactaatacaaaaataacaaatattttaatataatagctgttcccgcgagcttcgcttcgccttaataagttttcccgtgggaattccgcgataaaaagtaacatttgtgttaatccagggtgtcagctaactccattccaaatttcattaaaatcggttcagccgttttgacgtgaagaagtaacaaacatacacacatccatacaaacatacatacacacatacacttacaaactttcgcatttataatatgaagtaggatcacgactcacgaccaatatatcgaattaattttaattgctttattttattctttagcatggcatcacttactactaaattcagggataataaacctttttaatcaatttcaaaaaaagattgtctattcggtaagtacatgttcggtatgtatgtaagattattggaactgcaccatattgacatatgacaatatattagggctaataaacaaatattcaaaattttataaatgtttatgtacctatgtatttaaatttaaatttgttggAAATTGTGGGTCAGGAGAAACACAAATACCAAAAGTGTATAGTGGACAAAATGGCCGCAGCACAAGGCATTACTGTGCTTAGACTGCCCCCATATCATTGTGAGCTAAACCCTATAGAATTGGTGTGGACTCAAGTGAAGGGGCATGTCGCAAGACACAACACAACTTACAAAATGGCGGAAGTTAAAAAACTATTACTAGAAGGTATAAAAAATGTTACTCCTGAGAAATGGCAAGAATGCCACAGCCACACAATAAAAGAGGAAGATAATATGTGCACTCTCGACGATTTTATTGACAGAGTTACAGAGTCTCTAATAATTAATGTCAgcgatgctgatgatgatgatgatattagtGATGATTAGGTagagattttaataaacaaatccatCATCATCCATCCATCATCATACCT
Protein-coding sequences here:
- the LOC105389496 gene encoding zinc finger protein 724 isoform X4 is translated as MEDGMDIEEHDLLNNPTVRSVFPDLAVLKQEIIDFDTSEGVAPETFTTQEVPKRNENKNNLHNLTVYSGDHPTECSTKDLDVKPDHLCTDMDVTITVKGNSLTKFHEVDTEIKKESENVVANELPFYRNRIILGKIHVDESDEEREIDAPGDCNNVVNNKTNNDQDLAVSIYTDENRSMRITKQYYEMEKCLGAKIIVTNCYTTLLNNNCYCAQCAVLFPTTEAYSEHYTSTHTETTTSTKASASLVIRKNMIHPRERKFVCDTCEKTFSKKSSLIEHIMLIHTGHKPFECRICTKTFRHRNCLINHKFSLSGKKPFQCNICTKIFKQTSHLKRHMLLHTGEKPFECEICKNLFSHSFTLKRHMLLHTGEKPFQCETCKKTFRNIWNLKQHKLLHTGEKFQCDICKKTFRHKSTIKTHMLIHTGEKPFECDICTKSFYRISNLKSHKLIHTGEKPFECETCKKTFRQRTHLKNHKLIHTGEKPFQCDICTKSFNHINTLKRHKLLLHSHMILMRRKK
- the LOC105389496 gene encoding zinc finger protein 724 isoform X3, with the protein product MEDGMDIEEHDLLNNPTVRSVFPDLAVLKQEIIDFDTSEGVAPETFTTQEVPKRNENKNNLHNLTVYSGDHPTECSTKDLDVKPDHLCTDMDVTITVKGNSLTKFHEVDTEIKKESENVVANELPFYRNRIILGKIHVDESDEEREIDAPGDCNNVVNNKTNNDQDLAVSIYTDENRSMRITKQYYEMEKCLGAKIIVTNCYTTLLNNNCYCAQCAVLFPTTEAYSEHYTSTHTETTTSTKASASLVIRKNMIHPRERKFVCDTCEKTFSKKSSLIEHIMLIHTGHKPFECRICTKTFRHRNCLINHKFSLSGKKPFQCNICTKIFKQTSHLKRHMLLHTGEKPFECEICKNLFSHSFTLKRHMLLHTGEKPFQCETCKKTFRNIWNLKQHKLLHTGEKFQCDICKKTFRHKSTIKTHMLIHTGEKPFECDICTKSFYRISNLKSHKLIHTGEKPFECETCKKTFRQRTHLKNHKLIHTGEKPFQCDICTKSFNHINTLKRHKLLLHSHMILMRRKK